In Xyrauchen texanus isolate HMW12.3.18 chromosome 27, RBS_HiC_50CHRs, whole genome shotgun sequence, one genomic interval encodes:
- the LOC127620906 gene encoding peptidyl-prolyl cis-trans isomerase-like, giving the protein MARPRVFFDVTANGSPLGRVVMELRADVVPRTAENFRQLCTGQPGYGYKGSIFHRIIPKFMCQGGDFTKHNGTGGKSIYGNKFEDENFTLKHTCPGILSMANAGPNTNGSQFFICTEVTSWLDGKHVVFGQVVEGMDIVKKMEGYGTRSGNTSAKIVIADCGQL; this is encoded by the exons ATGGCAAGGCCCAGAGTTTTCTTCGATGTCACCGCCAACGGCAGCCCACTCGGAAGAGTGGTCATGGAG CTGAGAGCTGATGTTGTACCCAGAACAGCAG AGAATTTCAGGCAGCTGTGCACAGGACAGCCTGGCTATGGCTACAAAGGATCCATCTTCCACCGTATCATCCCTAAATTCATGTGTCAG GGTGGTGACTTCACAAAGCACAATGGAACTGGTGGCAAGTCCATTTACGGCAACAAGTTTGAAGATGAGAATTTTACACTGAAACACACCTGTCCTGGTATTCTGTCTATGGCCAATGCTGGACCCAACACCAATGGTTCCCAGTTTTTCATCTGCACAGAAGTTACTTCATG GCTGGACGGCAAGCACGTTGTCTTTGGACAGGTTGTGGAAGGCATGGATATTGTCAAGAAAATGGAGGGTTATGGCACCAGAAGTGGAAATACAAGTGCCAAGATTGTCATTGCTGACTGTGGCCAGCTGTAA